Proteins encoded by one window of Carassius auratus strain Wakin chromosome 8, ASM336829v1, whole genome shotgun sequence:
- the LOC113107785 gene encoding sushi domain-containing protein 3-like isoform X2 yields MSLQCPSRHRAVSGGQMTCVWGSDETHWSGGTPECKPLSRFEDNGFRLALLVSFISSAIILFMCIFFITSCLVRHVKREERRKMERERKNGAFCQQMDGVELQREGLHNQKTNNNNNNTGGERQHTDKLFYSHGDLHTHCRCLQEGRPCPLNIHPSPFSLVFTPPTEYLINTHIGPADTRCVFPLPHRHFCRPLRDPLWTGQHHLTPHQPPAQMMSV; encoded by the exons ATGAGCCTCCAGTGCCCCTCCAGACACAGAGCGGTCAGCGGTGGTCAGATGACCTGTGTGTGGGGCAGTGATGAGACTCACTGGAGCGGAGGGACTCCAGAGTGTAAAC ctttGTCTCGGTTCGAGGATAATGGCTTTCGTTTAGCTCTTCTTGTGTCCTTCATCAGCTCAGCCATCATCCTCTTCATGTGCATCTTCTTCATCACTTCCTGTCTGGTGAGACATGTGAaacgagaggagaggagaaagatGGAGAG GGAAAGAAAAAATGGAGCGTTTTGCCAACAAATGGACGGTGTGGAGCTGCAGAGAGAGGGTTTACACAACCagaaaaccaacaacaacaacaacaacacaggaGGAGAGAGACAGCACACAGACAAGCTCTTCTACAGCCATGGAGACCTCCACACTCACTGCAG GTGTCTTCAGGAAGGGAGGCCATGTCCTCTGAACATCCATCCATCCCCGTTCTCTCTGGTGTTCACTCCACCCACTGAGTacctcataaacacacacatcggCCCCGCAGACACACGCTGTGTGTTCCCTCTCCCTCACAGACACTTCTGCAGGCCGCTCCGAGACCCACTCTGGACTGGACAGCACCACCTTACCCCACATCAGCCACCTGCCCAGATGATGTCTGTATGA
- the LOC113107785 gene encoding sushi domain-containing protein 3-like isoform X1 has product MAFTGASESVMGDWGSVHNQTGQCAPLLSPAVGTLKLVSGDGTSVGSVMSLQCPSRHRAVSGGQMTCVWGSDETHWSGGTPECKPLSRFEDNGFRLALLVSFISSAIILFMCIFFITSCLVRHVKREERRKMERERKNGAFCQQMDGVELQREGLHNQKTNNNNNNTGGERQHTDKLFYSHGDLHTHCRCLQEGRPCPLNIHPSPFSLVFTPPTEYLINTHIGPADTRCVFPLPHRHFCRPLRDPLWTGQHHLTPHQPPAQMMSV; this is encoded by the exons ATGGCTTTCACCGGTGCATCTGAATCAGTGATGGGGGACTGGGGCAGCGTTCACAACCAGACAG GTCAGTGCGCTCCGCTGCTGTCTCCTGCGGTCGGGACTCTGAAGCTGGTGTCCGGTGATGGGACGAGCGTGGGCAGCGTGATGAGCCTCCAGTGCCCCTCCAGACACAGAGCGGTCAGCGGTGGTCAGATGACCTGTGTGTGGGGCAGTGATGAGACTCACTGGAGCGGAGGGACTCCAGAGTGTAAAC ctttGTCTCGGTTCGAGGATAATGGCTTTCGTTTAGCTCTTCTTGTGTCCTTCATCAGCTCAGCCATCATCCTCTTCATGTGCATCTTCTTCATCACTTCCTGTCTGGTGAGACATGTGAaacgagaggagaggagaaagatGGAGAG GGAAAGAAAAAATGGAGCGTTTTGCCAACAAATGGACGGTGTGGAGCTGCAGAGAGAGGGTTTACACAACCagaaaaccaacaacaacaacaacaacacaggaGGAGAGAGACAGCACACAGACAAGCTCTTCTACAGCCATGGAGACCTCCACACTCACTGCAG GTGTCTTCAGGAAGGGAGGCCATGTCCTCTGAACATCCATCCATCCCCGTTCTCTCTGGTGTTCACTCCACCCACTGAGTacctcataaacacacacatcggCCCCGCAGACACACGCTGTGTGTTCCCTCTCCCTCACAGACACTTCTGCAGGCCGCTCCGAGACCCACTCTGGACTGGACAGCACCACCTTACCCCACATCAGCCACCTGCCCAGATGATGTCTGTATGA
- the LOC113107785 gene encoding sushi domain-containing protein 3-like isoform X3: MAFTGASESVMGDWGSVHNQTGQCAPLLSPAVGTLKLVSGDGTSVGSVMSLQCPSRHRAVSGGQMTCVWGSDETHWSGGTPECKPLSRFEDNGFRLALLVSFISSAIILFMCIFFITSCLVRHVKREERRKMERCETDRIYTELSKPGKEKMERFANKWTVWSCRERVYTTRKPTTTTTTQEERDSTQTSSSTAMETSTLTAGVFRKGGHVL; this comes from the exons ATGGCTTTCACCGGTGCATCTGAATCAGTGATGGGGGACTGGGGCAGCGTTCACAACCAGACAG GTCAGTGCGCTCCGCTGCTGTCTCCTGCGGTCGGGACTCTGAAGCTGGTGTCCGGTGATGGGACGAGCGTGGGCAGCGTGATGAGCCTCCAGTGCCCCTCCAGACACAGAGCGGTCAGCGGTGGTCAGATGACCTGTGTGTGGGGCAGTGATGAGACTCACTGGAGCGGAGGGACTCCAGAGTGTAAAC ctttGTCTCGGTTCGAGGATAATGGCTTTCGTTTAGCTCTTCTTGTGTCCTTCATCAGCTCAGCCATCATCCTCTTCATGTGCATCTTCTTCATCACTTCCTGTCTGGTGAGACATGTGAaacgagaggagaggagaaagatGGAGAGGTGCGAAACAGATAGAATATACACAGAGCTATCAAAACCTG GGAAAGAAAAAATGGAGCGTTTTGCCAACAAATGGACGGTGTGGAGCTGCAGAGAGAGGGTTTACACAACCagaaaaccaacaacaacaacaacaacacaggaGGAGAGAGACAGCACACAGACAAGCTCTTCTACAGCCATGGAGACCTCCACACTCACTGCAG GTGTCTTCAGGAAGGGAGGCCATGTCCTCTGA